The Oscarella lobularis chromosome 12, ooOscLobu1.1, whole genome shotgun sequence genome window below encodes:
- the LOC136193543 gene encoding procollagen galactosyltransferase 1-like, with protein sequence MQATTRTISLLSAIFASIDCSREALGPPRTSIGSTWKTPRPGHVWENDRRLSPTVYIAILASNQAQVLPQFLAYIENIDYPKNRISIGIYTDHNVDETAALLEHWSKSARSLYHRIDYESSNEIVHDSHRLQWTEERYVHILKLRQRSLDKARQQWADYIMFVDCDNFLIEPGVLRDLIAENKSVIAPLLRINSEKTYSNFWCGTDENGYYKRTDDYIPTLDRERIGCFPVPMIHSTILIDLRLEASENFTLFPIPSSYIGHIDDLLIFAAAVKNSKLQMYVLNKEVYGYMLPAIDDFQTVEELHHYYENYKMTILLDSGEIPVSRFLPPSRVNFDNLGFSKIYMINLKRRPERRKRMISALRELKFDYEAIDAVDGQNLTEEDIEKMGIVPFPAYRDPILKRRLTRGEIGCFLSHYNIWKEVNEKELQRVLVFEDDLKFEPDFLNNLRTLLEQADDAVPDWDFIYLGRKQVYYQDVEEELVPGADMLVKPNYSYWTLSYLLSLEGARKLLAQDPLKKFLPVDEYIPIMFDTHDNPEWLSAFEPRNLNAYSAEPLLVYPTQYIGDPGYISDTEDAPPVTDNSHEEL encoded by the exons ATGCAGGCGACGACACGCACGATTTCTCTACTTTCCGCGATTTTCGCGTCTATCGACTGTTCCCGCGAAGCACTTGGCCCTCCAAGAACGTCAATAGGATCGACGTGGAAAACGCCAAGGCCAGGGCACGTTTGGGAAAATgatcgacgactttctccAACCGTCTACATCGCCATACTCGCTTCCAATCAAGCTCAAGTGCTACCCCAATTCCTAGCCTACATAGAAAACATCGACTATCCGAAAAACCGAATATCGATAGG CATCTACACCGACcacaacgtcgacgaaacggccGCTCTACTCGAGCACTGGTCGAAAAGCGCGCGCTCTCTCTACCATCGCATCGATTACGaatcgtcgaacgaaatcgTCCACGATTCGCATCGTTTGCAATGGACCGAAGAGAGATACGTGCACATATTAAAACTAAGACAACGCAGCTTAGACAAAGCACGCCAACAGTGGGCCGACTACATAATG TTCGTCGATTGCGataattttttgattgaacCTGGAGTTCTTCGCGATCTCATCGCGGAAAACAA ATCCGTCATAGCGCCTCTCCTccgaattaattccgaaaAAACCTATTCGAATTTTTGGTGTGGAACGGATGAAAAC GGCTACTATAAGAGAACGGATGACTATATTCCGACGTTGGATCGAGAGCGGATTGGCTGTTTTCCCGTTCCTATGATCCATAGCACTATTCTCATTGATCTGAGACTAGAAGCCTCTGAAAATTTCACCCTCTTCCCTATTCCCTCTTCATATATAGGCCACATTGACGATCTCCTTATTTTTGCAGCGGCTGTTAAAAACTCAA AACTTCAAATGTATGTTCTCAATAAAGAGGTATATGGCTACATGTTGCCGGCGATAGACGACTTTCAAACCGTGGAAGAACTCCATCATTATTACGAAAATTATAAGATGACGATACTGT TGGATTCCGGTGAAATACCCGTGTCTCGTTTCCTTCCTCCGTCTCGCGTCAATTTTGATAACCTAGGCTTTT CAAAGATCTATATGATAAATTTAAAACGGAGACCGgaacggcgaaagcgaatgATTTCCGCACTGAGGGAACTGAAATTCGACTACGAAGCCATCGACGCAGTCGACGGCCA GAATTTAACCGAAGAGGATATCGAAAAGATGGGCATTGTTCCCTTTCCCGCGTACAGGGATCCTATACTTAAGAG GCGACTAACTCGCGGGGAAATCGGGTGTTTTTTAAGTCACTACAACATATGGAAAGAA GTCAACGAAAAAGAATTACAAAGAGTTCTAGTTTTCGAAGACGATCTCAAATTTGAACCCGACTTTCTAAACAACCTCAGGACTCTACTAGAACAGGCAGACGACGCCGTACCAGACTGGGATTTCAT CTATCTCGGGAGAAAACAAGTCTATTATCAGGACGTCGAAGAGGAGTTGGTGCCTGGTGCCGACATGCTCGTCAAGCCGAACTATTCTTATTGGACGCTTAGCTATCTGTTGTCGCTAGAGGGAGCGAGGAAACTTCTCGCGCAGGATCCCCTGAAGAAATTTCTCCCCGTCGACGAGTACATACCCATTATGTTCGACACCCACGATAA TCCTGAGTGGCTTAGTGCGTTTGAACCGCGGAATTTAAATGCTTACTCGGCCGAACCTTTGCTGGTGTATCCGACGCAGTATATTGGGGATCCTGGCTATATCAGCGACACGGAAGACGCGCCGCCAGTGACGGACAATAGTCATGAAGAACTCTAG
- the LOC136193746 gene encoding uncharacterized protein isoform X1 encodes MDALVKSVCRDPKLRKTYATALQEQDIRSLDDLDGIDVDSLVSLGFKERHAKALKKKSGGVLLKICLHETRNVVGCIRTHQGTKIEELRKLIEADEIPVQTTKYQFSVDNDRVAMTSAQEETWDVFVLTKGKPSGEIIVMPSEKEEEKIDKNNIHVIEDTVEVPPISLRQSDDTFYSYYDDLNSYYDEPPFSGSPPGASTQSDPETTPLNVPKSLATWPPQQENFYPEENEEEEEVEEFSYEKKTGENANEEIESLSQQLSQDLGNSWNDSTKHEFPSLPRRRTPSPPQEFHHHHQSPRISAKIAPLPSRVDSKGRSKTQLWIANFDPTMTSEKLRQLAEQFGEVLGVQLHMKGQIPFGFVAYEREEDAQYATQALNEYVLEGHQLRVQAATRHSLTLDEQGAGKKKSSKASKIPMIGSWKTARVVQETKPLPPPSLPSSSSSSLFGGGVMELDLSTSKICIENADEITSLLRIDQLVKRRGRVIDRSFSDGRLLVEYEDTMQATEAADALDGFTLDGVELIVRQITESHSSSDFGARKSASRLVEKSGSSSSSWATIASSDNREEKVLSRVKRLVDDLVRGANVQHQLVATIRDESALKILCSNLIDEALKKPDFVGRLIVKLSQLQFRYDNGEIGNFRRIILNQCQPLFSKLTEDVNSFSHRATAASVSSSKELRLKYFLCFLGTMYNQRFINGSIAVECVRSLLEAEHHSCLTCAIEFLAMIWPVAMQDPYKARFQKCAEDMSRIAERRPILPQSVRKNLRNVSSKLLYTKT; translated from the exons ATGGATGCCCTTGTGAAGTCAGTTTGTCGCGATCCCAAGCTGCGAAAGACATATGCCACGGCGCTGCAAGAACAGGACATTCGTTCGCTCGACGATTTAgacggaatcgacgtcgattcgctcgTCTCGCTCGGCTTCAAGGAACGCCACGCGAAAgcgctgaaaaagaagagcggcggcgTCCTACTCAAGATCTGCCTGCACGAGACGCGCAACGTAGTCGGCTGCATACGCACCCATCAAGGCACAAAAATCGAAGAACTGCGAAAACTCATCGAAGCCGACGAAATTCCCGTACAAACAACAAAGTACCAATTCAGCGTCGACAACGATCGCGTTGCCATGACGAGCGCACAAGAAGAAACCTGGGACGTATTCGTTCTAACAAAGGGGAAACCCTCAGGTGAAATCATAGTAATGCCaagtgaaaaagaagaggaaaaaatagATAAAAATAATATCCACGTGATCGAAGATACGG TAGAAGTACCACCTATATCTCTAAGGCAAAGTGACGACACGTTTTATTCCTATTACGACGATTTAAACTCCTATTATGACGAGCCTCCGTTTTCCGGATCACCTCCGGGAGCGTCGACTCAGTCCGACccggaaacgacgccgcTCAACGTTCCAAAATCCCTCGCCACGTGGCCACCACAACAGGAGAATTTCTACccagaagaaaatgaagaagaagaagaagtggaAGAATTTTCTTATGAGAAGAAAACCGGTGAAAATGCCAATGAAGAAATCGAGTCTCTTTCCCAGCAATTGTCCCAAGACCTCGGCAATTCATGGAACGACTCAACAAAGCACGAATTTCCATCGTTGCCACGACGCCGAACCCCGTCTCCACCCCAAGaatttcatcatcatcatcaaagTCCTCGTATTTCCGCCAAAATAGCTCCTCTCCCGTCTCGAGTCGACTCGAAAGGTCGCTCGAAAACCCAGCTATGGATCGCCAATTTCGACCCgactatgacgtcagaaaaactGCGTCAGCTCGCTGAGCAATTCGGCGAAGTTCTCGGCGTTCAGCTTCACATGAAAGGGCAGATCCCATTCGGTTTCGTTGCGTACGAACGCGAGGAAGACGCCCAGTATGCAACACAAGCGTTGAATGAGTACGTACTTGAAGGCCATCAACTCCGAGTTcaagcggcgacgcgacACAGTCTTACTCTCGATGAACAGGGAGccggaaagaaaaaatcgtcgaaggcgtcgaAAATTCCGATGATTGGATCGTGGAAGACAGCTCGGGTTGTCCAGGAGACGAAACctctgccgccgccgtcacttccgtcatcatcgtcatcgtcattaTTCGGCGGCGGAGTCATGGAACTCGAtttgtcgacgtcaaaaatttgcATTGAAAACGCAGATGAGATTACTTCTCTTCTTAGAATCGATCAGCTGGTGAAACGACGTGGACGAGTTATTGATCGCTCATTCAGCGACGGCCGTTTGCTTGTTGAGTACGAGGATACGATGCAGgcgacggaggcggcggacGCGCTCGACGGTTTCACTCTCGACGGCGTAGAATTAATTGTTCGACAGATAACCGAGTCTCATTCCTCCAGTGATTTCGGTGCCAGGAAGTCAGCGAGTCGATTAGTCGAGAAATCGgggtcttcttcgtcgtcctggGCGACGATTGCGTCGTCTGATAAT AGGGAGGAGAAGGTTCTTAGTCGCGTCAAGCGTCTTGTCGATGATCTCGTTCGCGGTGCGAATGTCCAGCACCAATTGGTTGCGACtattcgcgacgaatcggctCTGAAGATTTTGTGCAGCAATTTGATTGACGAGGCGTTGAAGAAGCCGGACTTTGTCGGGCGTCTCATTGTCAAATTGTCGCAATTACAG TTTCGTTACGATAATGGAGAAATCGGAAATTTCAGGAGGATAATTTTAAATCAATGTCAACCGCTTTTTTCTAAGTTGACCGAAGATGTAAATAGTTTTTCTCACAGAGCAACCGCG GCTAGTGTATCTAGTTCAAAAGAATTGCGGCTGAAGTATTTTCTATGTTTTTTGGGGACCATGTACAATCAAAGG tttATTAACGGTAGTATTGCTGTGGAATGCGTCAGATCGTTACTTGAGGCCGAACACCATTCGTGCCTTACTTGTgctattgaatttttagcGATGATTTGGCCTGTAGCTATGCAAGATCCATATAAG gctAGATTTCAAAAATGTGCCGAGGATATGAGTCGAATCGCCGAGCGCCGACCAATTTTGCCTCAGTCAGTAAGAAAGAACCTTCGCAACGTTAGCTCAAAACTACTGTATACAAAGACGTAG
- the LOC136193746 gene encoding uncharacterized protein isoform X2: MDALVKSVCRDPKLRKTYATALQEQDIRSLDDLDGIDVDSLVSLGFKERHAKALKKKSGGVLLKICLHETRNVVGCIRTHQGTKIEELRKLIEADEIPVQTTKYQFSVDNDRVAMTSAQEETWDVFVLTKGKPSGEIIVMPSEKEEEKIDKNNIHVIEDTEVPPISLRQSDDTFYSYYDDLNSYYDEPPFSGSPPGASTQSDPETTPLNVPKSLATWPPQQENFYPEENEEEEEVEEFSYEKKTGENANEEIESLSQQLSQDLGNSWNDSTKHEFPSLPRRRTPSPPQEFHHHHQSPRISAKIAPLPSRVDSKGRSKTQLWIANFDPTMTSEKLRQLAEQFGEVLGVQLHMKGQIPFGFVAYEREEDAQYATQALNEYVLEGHQLRVQAATRHSLTLDEQGAGKKKSSKASKIPMIGSWKTARVVQETKPLPPPSLPSSSSSSLFGGGVMELDLSTSKICIENADEITSLLRIDQLVKRRGRVIDRSFSDGRLLVEYEDTMQATEAADALDGFTLDGVELIVRQITESHSSSDFGARKSASRLVEKSGSSSSSWATIASSDNREEKVLSRVKRLVDDLVRGANVQHQLVATIRDESALKILCSNLIDEALKKPDFVGRLIVKLSQLQFRYDNGEIGNFRRIILNQCQPLFSKLTEDVNSFSHRATAASVSSSKELRLKYFLCFLGTMYNQRFINGSIAVECVRSLLEAEHHSCLTCAIEFLAMIWPVAMQDPYKARFQKCAEDMSRIAERRPILPQSVRKNLRNVSSKLLYTKT, translated from the exons ATGGATGCCCTTGTGAAGTCAGTTTGTCGCGATCCCAAGCTGCGAAAGACATATGCCACGGCGCTGCAAGAACAGGACATTCGTTCGCTCGACGATTTAgacggaatcgacgtcgattcgctcgTCTCGCTCGGCTTCAAGGAACGCCACGCGAAAgcgctgaaaaagaagagcggcggcgTCCTACTCAAGATCTGCCTGCACGAGACGCGCAACGTAGTCGGCTGCATACGCACCCATCAAGGCACAAAAATCGAAGAACTGCGAAAACTCATCGAAGCCGACGAAATTCCCGTACAAACAACAAAGTACCAATTCAGCGTCGACAACGATCGCGTTGCCATGACGAGCGCACAAGAAGAAACCTGGGACGTATTCGTTCTAACAAAGGGGAAACCCTCAGGTGAAATCATAGTAATGCCaagtgaaaaagaagaggaaaaaatagATAAAAATAATATCCACGTGATCGAAGATACGG AAGTACCACCTATATCTCTAAGGCAAAGTGACGACACGTTTTATTCCTATTACGACGATTTAAACTCCTATTATGACGAGCCTCCGTTTTCCGGATCACCTCCGGGAGCGTCGACTCAGTCCGACccggaaacgacgccgcTCAACGTTCCAAAATCCCTCGCCACGTGGCCACCACAACAGGAGAATTTCTACccagaagaaaatgaagaagaagaagaagtggaAGAATTTTCTTATGAGAAGAAAACCGGTGAAAATGCCAATGAAGAAATCGAGTCTCTTTCCCAGCAATTGTCCCAAGACCTCGGCAATTCATGGAACGACTCAACAAAGCACGAATTTCCATCGTTGCCACGACGCCGAACCCCGTCTCCACCCCAAGaatttcatcatcatcatcaaagTCCTCGTATTTCCGCCAAAATAGCTCCTCTCCCGTCTCGAGTCGACTCGAAAGGTCGCTCGAAAACCCAGCTATGGATCGCCAATTTCGACCCgactatgacgtcagaaaaactGCGTCAGCTCGCTGAGCAATTCGGCGAAGTTCTCGGCGTTCAGCTTCACATGAAAGGGCAGATCCCATTCGGTTTCGTTGCGTACGAACGCGAGGAAGACGCCCAGTATGCAACACAAGCGTTGAATGAGTACGTACTTGAAGGCCATCAACTCCGAGTTcaagcggcgacgcgacACAGTCTTACTCTCGATGAACAGGGAGccggaaagaaaaaatcgtcgaaggcgtcgaAAATTCCGATGATTGGATCGTGGAAGACAGCTCGGGTTGTCCAGGAGACGAAACctctgccgccgccgtcacttccgtcatcatcgtcatcgtcattaTTCGGCGGCGGAGTCATGGAACTCGAtttgtcgacgtcaaaaatttgcATTGAAAACGCAGATGAGATTACTTCTCTTCTTAGAATCGATCAGCTGGTGAAACGACGTGGACGAGTTATTGATCGCTCATTCAGCGACGGCCGTTTGCTTGTTGAGTACGAGGATACGATGCAGgcgacggaggcggcggacGCGCTCGACGGTTTCACTCTCGACGGCGTAGAATTAATTGTTCGACAGATAACCGAGTCTCATTCCTCCAGTGATTTCGGTGCCAGGAAGTCAGCGAGTCGATTAGTCGAGAAATCGgggtcttcttcgtcgtcctggGCGACGATTGCGTCGTCTGATAAT AGGGAGGAGAAGGTTCTTAGTCGCGTCAAGCGTCTTGTCGATGATCTCGTTCGCGGTGCGAATGTCCAGCACCAATTGGTTGCGACtattcgcgacgaatcggctCTGAAGATTTTGTGCAGCAATTTGATTGACGAGGCGTTGAAGAAGCCGGACTTTGTCGGGCGTCTCATTGTCAAATTGTCGCAATTACAG TTTCGTTACGATAATGGAGAAATCGGAAATTTCAGGAGGATAATTTTAAATCAATGTCAACCGCTTTTTTCTAAGTTGACCGAAGATGTAAATAGTTTTTCTCACAGAGCAACCGCG GCTAGTGTATCTAGTTCAAAAGAATTGCGGCTGAAGTATTTTCTATGTTTTTTGGGGACCATGTACAATCAAAGG tttATTAACGGTAGTATTGCTGTGGAATGCGTCAGATCGTTACTTGAGGCCGAACACCATTCGTGCCTTACTTGTgctattgaatttttagcGATGATTTGGCCTGTAGCTATGCAAGATCCATATAAG gctAGATTTCAAAAATGTGCCGAGGATATGAGTCGAATCGCCGAGCGCCGACCAATTTTGCCTCAGTCAGTAAGAAAGAACCTTCGCAACGTTAGCTCAAAACTACTGTATACAAAGACGTAG